The following are encoded in a window of Nakamurella sp. A5-74 genomic DNA:
- the cydC gene encoding thiol reductant ABC exporter subunit CydC, which yields MSDGTARGPLAPLDGVPGVRAMLVRGAVVALVQTIGVVALAAGLASAIARIVHGSSPLTPLLLAAAGALLRAAAGTLGEIVAARDARRAEDALRRHLLQHFAGSPAAVTAAGGSGPAAVLVTTRLYELGPALAGYLPALAQTLVVPPVLLLVLASADLLSAALVAVTLPMVPLFMVLVGKFTADRTAAAARTLDRIAGYVAELVRGLPVLTGLGRAADQAAALGTLGERYRRTTMATLRLAFLSALVLELIATLSVALVAVTVGLRLLEGHLTLAVGLTVLLLAPEAFAPLRALGAAFHASADAGQAAADARAVLAVPITPTLGGTPPEFPPRRTIATGHPRGHDPLSAEGGAAGSLKLLTVSELAVSYPGRRRAALPSTSFQVRPGEVVALTGPSGCGKSTVLSALAGVLPADAVVDGTVSGIPALVAAAPQHPRTTGDTVTRELLRHSAPSTEIPRAAGTSIRSAVATSLVRVGAAHLADRRCSSLSPGELQRVAVARALLRVELGATLVLLDEPTAHLDAASADRLVRVVDRMRAHAAVVLVTHDPGLLRLADRVIDVPGALPGPGADAAVASNGDGTRSDRAGSVGRSTPTAASADDSEDARAVDTPPRVRVVRTEGLGLPRRALVLAVTAGTLTSLAGVALTALSGWLVVRAAELPPVLTLLLAIVGVRACGLGRAVLRWWERLAVHEAALTLAERTRVRVWSALAEQGIAAERTPGRALGRIVGDVGLLQDLSVRVLTPPLVAAATVGISTGALALLAPPVAGAVLAMVLCGIGAIALLYRRVDAGAERAAATQRVRTLRECAAVLDGAGDLRVHGVASAAFDELRTLVDEQGAARRIGVRAGALSSGVISLVTGLAAVVAATLAWSGGLTGPVVAVLTLTPLALLEPLTGLAGALHRRGSWRDVRSRIDAVLTAPVAAEPAHPVPAPEPVTALTAHELSAGWPMGPDVLRRVDLDASVDGWLLVRGPSGSGKSTLLAVLLASLRPSAGDYRLCGARGPVSADRIRGDDVRAAMAWLPQESHVFASSLRSNLAVARPRGEVCDADITAAMAAAGLGRFLADLPAGLDTPVGSGGSSLSGGERRRVAAARALLADRDVVLLDEPTAHLDAPTARALVRDLRTALAGRVVVCVTHDDELAAPGDTTLHLQQVALTV from the coding sequence ATGAGCGACGGCACGGCCCGGGGTCCGCTCGCCCCGCTCGACGGGGTCCCCGGGGTCCGAGCGATGCTGGTCCGCGGGGCCGTCGTCGCGCTCGTCCAGACGATCGGGGTCGTCGCGCTCGCAGCCGGTCTCGCGTCCGCGATCGCCCGGATCGTGCACGGCTCGTCGCCGCTGACACCACTGCTGTTGGCCGCCGCCGGCGCCCTGCTGCGGGCAGCGGCCGGCACGCTCGGCGAGATCGTCGCCGCCCGCGATGCCCGCCGCGCGGAGGACGCGCTCCGCCGCCACCTGCTGCAGCACTTCGCCGGATCCCCGGCGGCGGTGACCGCGGCCGGTGGCTCCGGACCGGCGGCAGTGCTGGTCACCACCCGGCTGTACGAGCTGGGCCCGGCGCTGGCCGGCTACCTGCCGGCCTTGGCCCAGACTCTCGTCGTACCCCCGGTCTTGCTGCTCGTGCTGGCCAGCGCCGATCTGCTGTCCGCGGCGCTCGTCGCCGTGACCCTGCCCATGGTGCCGCTGTTCATGGTGCTGGTCGGGAAGTTCACCGCCGACCGGACCGCGGCTGCGGCCCGCACGCTGGACCGGATCGCCGGGTACGTCGCCGAACTGGTGCGCGGGCTCCCGGTGCTGACCGGGCTGGGGCGGGCGGCCGATCAGGCCGCGGCGCTGGGCACGTTGGGTGAGCGGTACCGGCGGACGACGATGGCGACGCTCCGGCTGGCGTTCCTGTCGGCCCTGGTGCTCGAACTGATCGCCACGTTGTCGGTGGCGCTGGTCGCGGTCACGGTCGGGCTCCGGCTGCTGGAAGGACACCTCACGCTGGCGGTCGGGTTGACCGTGCTGCTGCTGGCTCCCGAGGCCTTCGCACCACTGCGGGCTCTCGGGGCGGCCTTCCATGCAAGCGCCGACGCCGGCCAGGCCGCTGCCGATGCCCGCGCAGTGCTGGCTGTCCCGATCACGCCGACGCTCGGGGGGACACCCCCCGAGTTCCCCCCGAGAAGGACAATTGCGACCGGACACCCTCGGGGCCACGACCCGTTGAGCGCGGAGGGTGGAGCTGCTGGGTCCTTGAAGCTGCTCACCGTCTCGGAGCTCGCGGTGTCCTACCCCGGCCGGCGTAGGGCAGCACTGCCCAGCACCTCCTTCCAGGTCCGACCCGGCGAGGTGGTCGCCCTGACCGGGCCGTCCGGCTGCGGGAAGTCCACCGTGCTGAGCGCCCTGGCCGGCGTGCTCCCTGCCGACGCGGTCGTCGATGGCACGGTCTCCGGGATACCCGCCCTGGTGGCCGCGGCACCGCAGCACCCGCGCACCACCGGGGACACCGTCACCCGGGAGTTGCTCCGCCACTCGGCTCCTTCGACTGAAATACCTCGTGCTGCAGGCACTTCTATCCGCAGCGCGGTCGCAACGTCGCTCGTCCGGGTGGGGGCGGCCCACCTGGCCGATCGCCGCTGCAGCTCCCTGTCGCCGGGTGAGCTGCAGCGGGTCGCGGTGGCCCGAGCACTGCTCCGGGTGGAGCTGGGTGCCACCCTCGTGCTGCTCGACGAACCCACCGCACACCTGGACGCCGCGTCGGCCGACCGGCTGGTCCGGGTGGTGGACCGGATGCGGGCACACGCCGCCGTCGTACTCGTCACCCACGATCCGGGTCTGCTGCGGTTGGCCGATCGGGTGATCGACGTACCCGGTGCGCTGCCAGGACCCGGCGCCGACGCAGCAGTTGCTTCGAACGGTGACGGAACCCGCTCCGACCGCGCAGGATCCGTAGGCCGATCGACCCCGACCGCTGCGTCAGCCGACGATTCCGAGGATGCACGCGCAGTCGACACCCCGCCCAGGGTCCGGGTGGTGCGCACGGAAGGCCTGGGACTGCCGCGTCGCGCACTGGTACTCGCCGTGACCGCGGGCACCCTGACCAGCCTGGCCGGGGTGGCACTCACTGCGTTGTCGGGCTGGTTGGTGGTGCGCGCCGCCGAACTGCCACCCGTCCTGACCCTGCTCTTGGCCATCGTCGGGGTGCGCGCCTGCGGGTTGGGTCGGGCCGTCCTGCGCTGGTGGGAACGACTGGCGGTGCACGAGGCGGCCCTGACGCTGGCCGAACGCACCCGGGTCCGGGTGTGGTCCGCCCTGGCCGAACAGGGGATCGCCGCCGAACGGACGCCGGGGCGAGCCCTGGGCCGGATCGTCGGCGACGTCGGCCTGCTGCAGGACCTGTCGGTACGGGTGCTGACACCACCGCTGGTGGCGGCCGCGACGGTCGGAATCAGTACCGGCGCCCTGGCGCTGCTGGCCCCGCCGGTGGCCGGAGCGGTCCTGGCGATGGTGCTGTGCGGCATCGGAGCGATCGCCCTGCTGTACCGCCGGGTCGACGCGGGCGCCGAACGCGCAGCAGCCACCCAGCGGGTGCGCACCCTCCGAGAGTGCGCCGCGGTGCTGGACGGCGCCGGCGATCTGCGCGTGCACGGGGTCGCGAGCGCCGCCTTCGATGAGCTGCGCACACTCGTCGACGAGCAGGGTGCTGCCCGGCGCATCGGGGTACGGGCGGGCGCGCTCAGCTCCGGGGTGATCTCCCTGGTCACCGGGCTGGCTGCGGTGGTGGCCGCAACGCTGGCCTGGTCGGGAGGACTGACCGGCCCGGTGGTCGCCGTCCTGACGCTCACCCCGCTGGCGCTGCTCGAGCCGCTCACCGGGCTGGCTGGTGCCCTGCACCGCCGGGGCTCCTGGCGCGACGTCCGGTCCCGGATCGACGCGGTGCTCACCGCACCGGTGGCAGCCGAGCCGGCGCATCCCGTTCCGGCTCCGGAGCCGGTGACCGCGCTGACGGCGCACGAGCTGTCGGCGGGTTGGCCGATGGGACCCGACGTGCTGCGCCGCGTCGATCTCGACGCCTCCGTGGATGGCTGGCTGCTGGTCAGGGGTCCGTCGGGGAGCGGTAAGTCGACGCTGTTGGCCGTGCTGCTGGCCTCGCTGCGGCCGAGCGCGGGTGACTACCGACTGTGCGGGGCGCGCGGCCCGGTGTCCGCCGACCGGATCCGGGGTGACGACGTGCGCGCGGCGATGGCCTGGCTACCCCAGGAGTCGCATGTCTTCGCCTCCTCGCTGCGGTCCAATCTGGCCGTTGCCCGGCCCCGGGGCGAGGTCTGCGATGCGGACATCACCGCGGCCATGGCCGCCGCCGGACTGGGGCGGTTCCTGGCCGACCTGCCGGCCGGACTCGACACCCCGGTGGGCTCCGGCGGGTCGTCCCTCTCGGGTGGCGAGCGTCGCCGCGTGGCTGCCGCCAGGGCTTTGCTGGCGGACCGGGACGTCGTCCTGCTGGACGAGCCGACGGCTCACCTGGACGCACCGACCGCCCGGGCCCTGGTGCGTGATCTGCGGACAGCGCTGGCCGGCCGGGTCGTGGTCTGCGTGACGCACGACGACGAACTCGCGGCTCCCGGAGACACCACACTGCACCTGCAGCAGGTGGCGCTCACGGTGTGA
- a CDS encoding TetR/AcrR family transcriptional regulator codes for MVTVSARRVSIDKRRSILAAAAPVFGEFGYERSSIDAIAAAAGVSKPTIYSHFGSKEQLFRESVADSARTLNADSLTAVHALDMRPATWRSGLEKLALELSGCQRSECASALNRLVNAEVGRDPSVFRTVRAAGYEPIIQALAGRLAMLGNAGLLKVSDPVLAAKQFCALIHVDLPDLTALGTQPVADSVVRSSVLTGLETFLRAYRVT; via the coding sequence ATGGTCACAGTGAGCGCGCGCCGGGTGAGCATCGACAAGCGCCGCAGCATTCTCGCCGCGGCGGCTCCGGTGTTCGGCGAGTTCGGGTACGAGCGCTCCAGCATCGACGCGATCGCTGCCGCGGCGGGGGTGTCCAAGCCGACGATCTACAGCCACTTCGGAAGTAAGGAACAGCTGTTCAGGGAATCCGTCGCCGACTCGGCCCGGACGCTCAACGCCGACTCGTTGACGGCGGTGCATGCGCTCGACATGCGGCCGGCCACCTGGCGTTCCGGCCTGGAGAAGCTGGCCCTCGAACTCTCGGGCTGCCAGCGCAGTGAATGCGCGAGCGCTCTCAATCGCCTGGTCAATGCCGAGGTGGGCCGTGACCCGAGCGTCTTCAGAACAGTCAGGGCAGCAGGCTACGAACCCATCATCCAGGCACTGGCGGGGCGGCTGGCCATGTTGGGCAACGCCGGTCTGCTCAAGGTCTCAGACCCCGTACTGGCCGCCAAGCAGTTCTGCGCGCTCATCCACGTGGATCTTCCCGACCTGACCGCACTGGGCACCCAGCCAGTGGCCGATTCGGTGGTGCGTTCGTCCGTGCTCACGGGTCTCGAGACGTTCCTGCGGGCGTACCGGGTCACCTGA
- a CDS encoding MFS transporter: MRVNEQDLRRADSLDRSTKVLISVLGAAAFVAVLDGTAVTASLEVLRESFATDIATIVWVTSGYLVAAGAALPLVGWASDRYGGRTVFLVGLGMFVAGSLLTGAAWDVASLVAFRVIQGFGGGLLEPAALAVAAALAPRSQVGRVMGRFSLIINIAPVVGPLLGTLLADNGLWRLTFLINLPLGVLILLAALRWVPAPARAVAEGPPSAPDIRGMVLLSSGFVAVLWVVNRSADGSAAAQVIVGAFGAMVLVGYVVHALTTTRSPVLDLRLLSTPSFAAALVGMAGVGFLMYSQLTIYPLLAESRFQLTGLGRGLLTAALGLGLIVSMSNAGSWSDRIGPRRIVTVGGLITTVGFGVLAITAHLLPLWASMTVTLVVGLGFGSVASPMFASVYRILPQARIAQGTTALFIVVQLFASAGVTVMGLLIGPDGAPPFATVFAILAATALAIAVNALRLPGRPSTE; the protein is encoded by the coding sequence ATGAGAGTCAACGAACAGGATCTGCGTCGAGCCGACAGCCTGGATCGGAGCACCAAGGTGCTCATCTCAGTGCTGGGGGCGGCTGCATTCGTCGCCGTGCTCGACGGAACTGCAGTCACCGCTTCCCTCGAGGTGCTCCGCGAATCCTTCGCCACGGACATCGCCACCATCGTGTGGGTCACCTCCGGGTATCTGGTGGCCGCGGGCGCCGCACTGCCTCTCGTGGGTTGGGCGAGTGATCGATACGGTGGCCGGACCGTGTTCCTCGTCGGTCTCGGGATGTTCGTCGCAGGATCACTGCTCACCGGTGCGGCCTGGGATGTCGCCAGCCTGGTCGCCTTCCGGGTGATCCAGGGATTCGGCGGCGGCTTGCTGGAGCCGGCCGCGCTTGCTGTGGCCGCTGCCCTGGCACCGCGGAGCCAGGTGGGTCGGGTGATGGGTCGGTTCTCCCTGATCATCAACATCGCCCCGGTGGTGGGTCCGTTGCTGGGAACCCTGTTGGCGGACAACGGGTTGTGGCGCCTGACTTTCTTGATCAATCTCCCGCTGGGTGTTCTCATCCTGTTGGCCGCACTCCGATGGGTGCCGGCGCCCGCCCGCGCCGTGGCGGAGGGTCCTCCGTCCGCGCCGGACATCCGCGGGATGGTGTTGCTGTCCAGCGGGTTCGTCGCTGTGCTGTGGGTCGTCAACCGATCGGCGGACGGATCCGCAGCTGCTCAGGTCATCGTCGGTGCCTTCGGTGCGATGGTGCTCGTCGGGTACGTGGTCCACGCCTTGACGACCACCCGGTCTCCGGTGCTCGATCTACGACTGTTGAGCACGCCGTCCTTCGCGGCTGCGCTGGTCGGGATGGCCGGCGTCGGCTTCCTCATGTACTCGCAGCTGACGATCTACCCCCTGCTCGCCGAGAGTCGTTTCCAGCTCACCGGACTCGGTCGCGGGTTGCTCACGGCAGCGCTCGGGCTCGGTCTCATCGTCTCGATGTCGAACGCCGGGAGCTGGAGCGACCGGATCGGGCCCCGGCGCATCGTGACCGTCGGCGGGTTGATCACGACGGTCGGCTTCGGAGTACTTGCGATCACCGCCCACTTGCTCCCGCTGTGGGCGTCGATGACCGTCACCCTCGTGGTCGGGCTCGGATTCGGCAGCGTCGCTTCACCCATGTTCGCCAGCGTCTACCGCATTCTTCCGCAGGCCAGGATCGCCCAAGGAACAACGGCCCTGTTCATCGTCGTGCAATTGTTCGCGTCGGCGGGCGTCACGGTGATGGGTCTGCTCATCGGTCCGGACGGAGCGCCGCCGTTCGCGACGGTCTTCGCCATCCTGGCGGCCACCGCACTCGCCATCGCCGTGAACGCCCTGCGCCTACCGGGTCGTCCCTCCACCGAGTGA